Below is a genomic region from Burkholderia pyrrocinia.
CGTGACCGCGAGCGCGACGTATTGCGGCGCGAGCGGCGCAGACGGATCGAGGAACTGCGGCAGGAACGCGGAGAAGAACAGATAGCCCTTCGGGTTCGTCACCGCGGTCAGGAAGCTTTTCGCGAAAATCGACGCGTTGCGTTCGGGCGTCGCGCTCGCGTGCGCTGTGGCGACGTCGAGTGAACCCTTCGACGCCAGCAGCCGGATGCCGACATACGCGAGGTACGCGGCGCCGAGCCACTTCACCACCGAGAACCAGAACGCCGACGCCATCAGCAGCGCGCCGAGGCCGAGCGCGACCGCGACGATCAGCACGAAGTCGGACAGCATCGCGCCCGCGAAGCCGTACGCGGAGCGGCGCACGCCGTAGCGCGAGCCGTTGGTCAGCGCGAGCAGCACGGTCGGGCCGGGTGTCGCGATGCCGACGAACGCGACGGCGGCGAAGATGAGCAGGGTCGTTTCATGCATGAAGGAACTCCCGAGGGAAGGCGCGCGTTCGATTATCGGGTGCGTGCGCCTGCGTTGTACAGGCACGGCAGCCGTGCGGCCGGTCGCGCTTTCGACTATCTCGATTTTGGCAAGAAACTGTTTTCATCATTGCGCTTTAGTCTGGGACCGGTTCCATCTACCATGGCGGCCGCAGCGGGCCTGCCCGCCGCGACGCCGCGCGCGCCCGTCGCATGCGCGCATTCCCGCGTGCGGATGCCACGACCGCGCACGGCCGGCGGCGCTCGCCGCCGCACGCGCTACTCGCACAGAACAACGGGTTCACCGCCCGGAGACATAAAACCATGAACAAGCAACTGATCGCAGGACCGCTGCTGCTCTCGCTCGCGGGCGGCGCCTTCGCGCAAAGCTCCGTCACGTTGTACGGCATCGTCGATGCGGGCGTGACCTATCGCAGCAACGAACGGGTCGGCTCGGCCGGGGCGTACACCGGGCATTCGAGCGTCGGGCTCACGACCGGCAACCTGTCCGGCAGCCGCTGGGGCATCAAGGGTTCCGAGGATCTCGGCGGCGGGATGCGCGCGCTGTTCGTCCTCGAGAACGGCTTCGACATCACCAACGGCACGTCGGGCCAGGGCGGCCGCCAGTTCGGCCGGCAGGCATTCGTCGGCATCGGCAGCGACCGCTACGGCTCGGTCACGCTCGGCCGGCAGTACACGTCGCTCGACGACTTCGTGAGCCCGGTCGGCCCGTCGTCGTTCATCGGCGGGTTCGGCGCACACCCGGGCGACATCGACGATCTCGACCAGACCGCGCGCGTCGACAGCTCGATCAAGTACACGAGCGCCAACTACGCGGGCTTCACGTTCGGCGCGCTGTACGGCTTCGGCGGCCAGCCGGGCAGCATGAAGCAGCGCAACACGTGGAGCGTCGGCGCGGCATACGCGGCGGGCCCGCTGCGTGTCGGCGTCGGCTACGAGCGCTCGGACAACAGCAAGACGGGCGCGACCGACCCGACAACGGGCAAGTGGCAGAGCACCGACGACGGCCTGTTCAACTCGTCGATCAACGAAGGTTATGCGAGCGCGCAGTCGCAGCAGGTCATCGCGACGGGTGCGACGGTCGACTTCGGCCCGGCCGTCGTCGGCGTGAACTACAGCAACGTGCAGTACCGCGGCGGCGACCGATCGCTGTTCGCCGGCCACGCGACGTTCAACGTCGCGGGCGTGTTCACGCGCTGGAACGTGCGGCCGCAGACGCAACTGTTCGCCGGCTACAGCTACACGCGCGGCAGCGATGTCGATGGCGTCGACGACCGCGCGCAGTACCACAACGTGACGCTCGGCGCCGTCTACGACCTGTCGAAGCGCAGCAGCGTGTACCTGCTCGGCGCGTACCAGCATGCGTCGGGCATGACGCTCGACGCGCTCGGCCGGCCGGTGGCCGCGACCGCGTCGGTGTCCGACAAGGCGAACGGCCATTCATCGGACTCGCGGTCGCAGGCGATCGTCAGCCTCGGGCTGCGCCAGAAGTTCTGACACGCAGCATTCGTTGCGGCCGCAACGTCGTTCGCAGCCGGTGCGGGCGACGTTGCACGCGTGCTCCTATACTGTCGCCTCTGTTCTTCGAGGAGACGACATGACCCGAACGCTTTCTGCGCGCTGCCTGTGCGGTGCCGTCACCGTCACGCTGCGCGGCGAGCCGGCGGCACGCGCGAACTGCCATTGCGCGACTTGCCGCGATTTCTACGGCACGTCGATGCTGTCCGCGACCGCGTGGCCGCCGGAGCAGGTTGCCGTCGACGGCACCGGCGCAACGTTCCCGCACCCGTCGAAGTCGATGTCGCGCACGTGGTGCGCGTCGTGCGGCGAGATCGTGTCCGGGACGAACCGGCTCGGCATGCGCGTCGTGCCGAACAGCCTGACCGCGCGTGCGCACGGCGGGCAACTGCCTGACCATCTGCAGCCGACGATGCACCTGTTCTACCGGCACCGCGTGATCGACGTCGTCGACGCGCTGCCGAAATACCTCGACGGCTGGGACGGCCCGACGCTCGACAGCGCAAACTGAACGATCGCGACCGCGTGCCGGCACGGCCGGCGCGCGGCTTGTACCGCCGCATCCTTCTTCCCCCTTGCTTGCTTCCGCCCGCCGCGTTCGCGGCACGCCCGATACGTCGAATCGCGAAACGCCGATTGCGCCGGATAATATTTTTTCTCTTTCATTTTAATTTCGATTTGTAATCATCGGGCCTGTTTTCGGGGAATGAAAAGGCAATGCGGGCATGTCAGAAAAAATGACGCATTCGCATTGCGAGACCCGGAAGAAAATGCCGGGAAAAGCGCCGAAGTCGCGCTGCCGGTGGGCCGTTGCGGCGCGGTGAGCGGGTTTGACCATCATTGACGAAAAAACGCCGGACGGGATAAAAGCACGCGGTTAATAATTCGGGATGACGGCGAATGTGCTTTTGCCGGAATCACCAATATTTCATGCGTCGAGATTTACAGTGTCGACACACGATCGTCCGGGAGCATTATTCATGTCAATGAAACAAATTCGCGCGGCATTGCTGGGAATGTGCGTGGCCATGCTGGCGCCGGCGAGTCACGCGCAGGCGCAATACACGACGGACTGGCTCGCGAACACGTTCGGCACGCTGGCCGCGCACGTGGGCAACGGCGCGCGCTCGATGTGGGTCGCGCCCGAGGGCGTGATCTACACGGCGTCGCGCTGGGACGAGAACGCGGGCGGCGTCGCGATCTACCAGAACGGCCAGCCGCTCGGCACGATCGGCATCCACGACGAATTCCAGGGCGGCGCGATCACCGGCAACTCGACGTCGCTGTTCGTCGCGCTCGGCTACAACCGCACGTTCGGCAGCGGCTCGGTGGGCCGCTACAATCGCGGCACGAACCTGCGCGACCTGCGCATCCCGGTCAGCACTTGGACGGGCATCCAGTACGCGGACGTGATCACGGGCCTCGCGACAGCCGGCAACCTGCTGTACGTGAGCGACTTCTACGGCAACCGCGTGCGCGTCTATACGACGGACGGCGTGTGGCAGCGCGACATCGGCGTATCCGGGCCGGGCGCGCTGGCGCTCGACGCCGCCGGCAACCTGTGGGTCGCGCGCAAGAGCGCGGGCGTCGTCGCGCAATTCAGCGCGACCGGCACGGCGATGAACACGATCCAGATGGCGGCCGGCGCGCGGCCGGCGTCGCTGTACTTCGATGCGTCGATGGGCCAGTTGATGGTGGGCGACCAAGGGCCCGACATGAACATCAAGGTCTACAGCGGGCTGCTCGGCCTGCCGATGCAGGTCGGCACGTTCGGCGTGCAGGGCGGCTATCTCGACACGACGACGGGCATCAAGGGGCAGGTCGGCGACAAGCGCTTCACGCGCGTCGCCGCGCTCGGCAAGGATTCGGCCGGCAACCTGTACGTGCTGAACAACGCCTGGGGCGGCGGCTGGGATCTCGGCCGCAACGGCAGCACCGACCTGCATTCGTACAGCCCGACGGGCGCGCTGCAATGGAAGCTGCAGGCGCTGAACTTCGAGGGCATCGCCGCGCCCGATCCGGTGACGGACGGCGCGTTCTTCTACAGCGGCAACAACGTGTACACGGGCGGGGCAGGCGGCACGTTCGTCGCGAACACGGTCGACCCGTTCACCTATCCGAAGGACCCGCGCCTCGACATGAACGACTACCAGCGCGGCCAGCACTTCGGCCAGCTCGTGATGGTCGGCGGCAACCGGATCCTCGTCGCGTCGGGCCAGAACCCGGGCAACTTCAACTTCTATTACTTCAATACGGCGAGCGGCTATATCGCGATTCCGGCCGGCTCGCTCCCGGGCAAGCCGTTCAATACGACGCTCCAGGTGACGGCCGGTTTCGACATCGACGGAAATGGCGACGTGTGGGCGGGGCTGAACGGATCCAACGTGATTTCCCGCTACCCGATGACGGGCTTCGACGCGACCGGCAAGCCGTCATGGGGCAAGCCGACGACGACGCCCGTGCCGAGCAGCGTGGCGCCGGTCACGCGCATCATCTACCAGGCGGACAGCGACACGATGATCCTCGCGCAGGGCCTCGCGGGCAACTGGGACTGGACCGCGATGAACGGGCACATCGAGGTCTATCACGGCTGGAAGAACGGCAACACGAACGCGCCGAATCCGGTGATCAACCTGACGAGCGCGAATCCGAAATCGATCGCGGCGGCCGGCCACTACCTGTTCGTCGGCTACGTGCACACCGTGCCGAACATCGACGTGTTCGACCTGAACACCGGTGCGCTCGTCACCACGCTGACGAATTCGAACGCGTCGGCGATGGACGTCGGCAACGACGTCGACTCGATGTACGGCGTGCGCGCCTACCTGCGCTCGACCGGCGAGTACGTGATCACCAAGGACAACTACAACGGCACGAGCATCGTCGTGTATCGCTGGCGTCCGTGACCGCGCCGGCCGGGCCGGCCGGCGCGGCATGGCGTCATGGCGCGCCGAGCACGCGGCCGTTCACGCTGAGCCCGTACATCGAGTCGGGCGAATCGTGGAACTTCGCGCGCGTGTCCTGCACGGAGCCCGTGAAGCGCGGATCCTGCGGACGTTCGTGGCTGTCCATGAAGGTCGCGACGTCCCACGCCTCCTGATCGGTCAGCGTGCCGCCGAGCCCGAGCGGCATGTTGGCCTTGATGAAGCCGGCCGCATTGCGGATGTCGCCCATCCCCGCACCCCAGTTGAACGAGCGCGCGCCCCACAGCGCCGGGAAAGCCGGCTTGCCGCCGCTCGACTGGCCCTGGCCGTCCGCGCCGTGGCACAGCGCGCAGTGCTGCGTGTAGACGGCGGCGCCGCGCGCGTAGTCGGCCTTCTGCGCGGGCGGCGGCAGTTTCGGGAAGCCTTGCCCCGGCAGCTTCGTGCCGACCGGCGCGCCCTTCGCGAGCCAGTACGAATACGTTTCGAGCGCGACGAGGATCGGGTCGCCGGCCGGCGGCGCCTTGCCGTTCATGCTGTATTGGAAGCAGCCCTGCAGCCGTTCGGCGAACGTGTTCACGTGCCCGTTCTTGCTGCGGTAGGCCGGATACAGCAGGTACGCGGCCCACATCGGGCTCGAGTCGGGCCGGCGGCCCGCATCGAGGTGGCAGCTCGCGCAGGTCAGCTTGTTGCCGACGTACTTGCCCGCGAACTCGGGCGTGTGCAGGAAGATCTGCTCGCCGAGCTTCACGGTCTTGCCGAAGCCGTCGGCGGGCATCGCGGATTCGGCGGGCGGCGTGAACGGCTTGGCCGTCGCTGCGGTTGCGGCCGGTGCCGGTGTGGTCACGGGTGCGGAAGCGGCGGCCGGCGTGTCCTGTGGCGCCGCCGCGAACGTGAGCGCGGGCATCCAGGCCGCGCCGAGCAGCAAGGCGCGTGCGCGGCGGATCAGCGTCGTGCGGTCGATCATCGCTTGTCTCCTTGTGCGGCGCCGCCGCGCGCATAGTAGGCGGCCACCGCGTCGATGTCGGCATCCGACAGCTTGCCGGCGATCATCGGCATCAGCGCCATCGGCCCGGGCGGGCGCGTGCCGTGTTTCCAGCCGTTCAACTGGCCGGCGATATACGCGGCAGGCTGCCCCGCGAGCGGCGGAAATGCGCTGCCGACGCCGAGGCCGCCGGGGCCGTGACATTGCGCGCACGCGGGCAGGCCCTGCGACCAGCGCCCGCGCGTCGCGAGCCACACGCCGGTGTTCGCGGGATCCACCGACGCGGTGTCGGGGGTGAAGACGCCGGCCGGCGCGGACAGGCTCGCGAAGTACGCGGATACCGCGTCGCGTTCGTGCGGCGTCAGCAGTTTCGACAGCGGTTGCATGACGGGATTCTGGCGGCTGCCGTCCGCGAATGCGGCAAGCTGCGCGGACAGATACGCGGCGTTCGTGCCCGCGAGACGCGGGAAGCCGGCCGCCGCATTCCCTTCACCCTGGCTGCCGTGGCAGCCGATGCAGGCGGCGACGCCCGTCGCCGAGCCCTGTGTCGCGAGCGTCTTGCCGAGCGTCGCGTCGTCTGCGTGCGCATGGCCGGCCAGCAGCGCCGCTGCGGCAAGCAGCAGCGGTGCGAACCGGCGTCGCCGTGTGTCGACCGTATCGTTCACGTGTCCCCTCCTTGTTGTATGTCGCGTGTGCGCCGCCACGCGGCCGGCGCGGCCACGCGGTCAGCCGGCGTCGGGCCGGTCATCCGCCGGCGCGAGGTGCTGCACCGGTGTCGTCGCATCGTATCGCCCGAAGCCGTAGCGCTGGAAGATCCGGAACGCTTCCGGCGACCGGATGAACGCGAGCCACGCGCGCGCGGCTTCCGGATGCGGCGCGTCCTTCACCATCGCCCCCGCATAAATCGCCGTCGTATTCTGCGCGGCCGGAATGTCGATGTGCATCAGCGGATGCCCGACCTGTTCCTGGAACGCCGCTTCGGATTGCCACAGCACGCCGGCGTCCGCGCGATCCTGCATCAGGAACAGCGCGGTTTCCCGATGGTGGATGTGCGTGAGCTCGGTCGTGCCGGCGCGCACCTTGTCGTCGTAGACGGTGCGCGCGAGCGCGTCGCCGCCGGCCTTCACGAGCGAGGCGCGGATCTGCCGCGCGACGCCTTCGAATGCCGGGTTCGGCATCGCGAGCTTCACGTCGGGCCGCGCGAGATCGTTCAGCGATGCGATGCGCTTCGGATTGCCCGCGCGCACCATGATCGTCAACTGGTTCGTCACGTACGGCACGGCGGGGCCCGCGAGCGTGCCGTCCGCGATCAGCCCGTCGATCTTGCCGAGCCCCGCGAAATACGCGTCGGGCTTGACCGTCCACGTCATGTTGCCGACCGTGATCGTGCCGCCCGCTTGGATCTGCTTCACGAGCAGGCCGGGAGGGATCGTTTCCCAGTAGATGCGGCCGCGGTAGTCGGGATGGTCTTCCTCGAACTTCGCGACGAGCGGCGCCATCGCGAAGAAATAGTTGCCGCCGACGAACAGCACGAGCTTCGGCGCGGTGAGGTCGCCGTGGAAATCGGCGAGCACGTCGACCTGCGGCACCGTGAATTCGAGGCCACGATGAATCGCGTCGTTGTTGCGGCCTTCCTGCCAGGGCGGAAAGATGCTTGCGGCGGTGTCGGCGGGTGCGGCGAGCGACAGCGCCGACGCGCAGCACAGCCAGGCGGCCAGCGCGGCGCGCAGCGTGCGCTGCCGGCGGCGCGACGGCGACTGCGGGTGGATCGAGGTCATCGCGGGCCTCATTTCGCGTACGTGAAACCGGCCTGCTGCAATTCGGGCAGCGTGCCGACCGCGCCGGGCGTGACGATCGCCGACGGGATCACGTGATTGGTCAGGTCGGCCGCGAGCGCGTCGAGCGGCAGCTTGTCGGGATTCGCGTTCGCGCCGTCGAGCCGTTCCGCGAGTTCCCAGATCGCGTTGTGGCATGACAGGAACACGACGCCGCGCTGTTGCAGCGCGGCGATGCTGTTGTCGTGCGACGAGAAGGCGCCGTCGGGCAACGCGCGATCCTGCGCGCCTTTCGATTGCGCGGGCTTCGCGTCGAGCAGCGTGTTGGCCGGGAACGCGGCGCCGGCGAATTTCGCGAGGCCGTATTTGTCCCACGCGGCCTGGTCGAACAGCGCAAGATGCGCGCTGCCGTGCGTGGCCGACACGACGAGGAAATCCGGATGACCGTACGACCAGATCTGCGCGTTCAGCGAATTGCGCATCAGGTTCAGCCACGGGCCGCCGAGCTCGGTGTTGTCCCACACCTGCTTCGGGCCGCCGCGATAGCCGATCACTTCGGCGAGCGCCTCGTGATCCCACTGGTCGGGGTGGTTGAGGATCATCGGCACCGTCTTGAAGTCGCGTCGTCTCGGCGCGGCCGCGAGGCGGCGCGTGAGGTCGGCGAGGCGCGCGGCGCCGCCGGGCAGCAGCGCGCCGGTTTCGGGCGCCGCCGCGTGAGCACGGCGCGCGGCGGCGAGCAGCGCGGTGCCGGCCGCGAGGCCGAGTGTCTTCAGCGCGCCTCGGCGCGCGTGCCGGTCGGACATGGCATATCTCCCAGGATCGTTGTTGTGGGGGCGTGTCGCGTTGCCGTGCGGCGGCGCAGCGTCGCCATCGCGTAGCCAGTCTAGAGGCGCGCGATCGATCCCGGAAATCGCGATATCGGATGGGAGATATTCGGGGGTCTGATGATTCGGCGGGAGGGCACCGGCTGACGCGGTATCGTGCGCGGGGTACGGCTTGCGCCGCCGGCCCGCGTGCGTCGATTGCCTCCAGCGGGCGTGTCCAGCGCATTTGCGCATGGCCTCCGGTTCGGCGAACACTCAGCCGCGGTCGACCGAAAAGCGTCCCGGGCCCGCTGCACAGAGCGCGAGAAGCCCCCCCATGATCGACAGGTTCTTGTAGAAATGAATCATGTTGTTCATCTGCTGGGAGCCATCCGTCAACCAGAATGGGTGACCGATAATCGCGGCGCCGAGCGTATAGAGTGCGAGCAGCAACGCGACGGGGCGGGTATGGAATCCGATCAGAATCGCGATCGCAACGACGACGTCCATTGCGATCAGGATCGCCGCTGCCAGCATTGGCATGGGTGCGTCGATGCGGGTCATGTAGGCGATTGCTCCGCCGAAGTCCATCAACTTTGGAATCCCGATTTTCAAGTAAAGTGCAACGATCAGCACACGGGCGATCAACAGCAGGAAATCCTGAAATGTGTTTGGCAGTTGTGGTCGGGTTGTCATGGCTCAAGAAGGCGAAAGCGACCGGCACACACTCGGGAGCGCGCAGGTCGCAGATGTTTTACGTTGCGTCGTGACGCGCACCGTCGTCGTTCGGCGCTGAGCCGAACCGGACTTCGAGAATGGTCAGCGTGGTCAGAAGGGCGACGAGGGCTGCTGCTGCGGTCAGTTGGAATCCGGTGTGCAGGACGTCGCTGAAGACACTGCGCAACGCGTCAATGACATGCTGGCCAGCGAACGGTGCGCCGGCCATCGATTCGATGATCGCGGACTGCTTCTTTGGGTCGATGAGCAGTTGGGGGTCTCCCAGCAGGCTGTTCAGGTGCCGGTCGACAGTTGTCACGCCCAGGGTGTTCAGTGCTTGAACCGCACCGACCTTGTAGTGGGCCGATACCCAGGCGCCGAGCGTGGATAGCCCCACCATCCCGCCGATCATCCGTGTGGACTGGATGAGCGATGTCGCGATACCGACGCGTGTTTTTCCCGCGATCTCCTGCGTGAAGATGTTGACGTTGTTGAGGATAAGCCCCAGGCCGACGCCCGCCCCGAACAACGAAACGATCAGAAGCGCATGCGTGTTCGTCAGCGCGACGAGCGACAAGCCATAGCAGGCGAGCACGAGCATCGAGAAGCCGGTGAGCACGATGATCGCAGGGCGCTCGACGCGCGTGACGATTGCCGTGTTGAACAGACTGCCGACGGCTATCGACGCGGCGAGCGGCGTCGATAGCCTGCCTGCCGCCGTAGCGGACAGTCCGAAGCCGCTCTGGAGCAGCAATGGCGCATAGAAGATCGTCGAAAACATCACCGCGCCGGTCAGAAACGAAAGCCCGAGCAACGTCAGGATGCGTCGATTGCGCAGCAGGTCGAGGGGTACCAGCGGTGCTGCTGCGCGCCGTTCGCAACGCACGAACAATGCGACAAGCACGGGCAGGCTGGCGATTGCGATGCAGCGCAGTTGTGTCGACGCTTCGCCAAGCTCGCTGCTGAACGCGAACAACATGCATCCCAGCAACAAGGAGAGCACCAGCGCTCCGGCGATGTCGATACGGATTCGCGTTCCCGACGACGGGGCGAGGCGCGGGAGATAGCGTTGTGTGAAGTAGAGTGCCGCGAACCCGACCGGCAAGTTGATCACGAATGTCGAGCGCCAGCCGTATTGATCGGTCAGCCATCCACCCAGGGACGGCCCCGCGGCGGTACCGATGCCGTATGCCGCAGCGAGTACGACCTGCCATCGGGCGCGTTCCAGCGGCGCGGGAAACAGATCCGGTATCGAGGCGAACGCGGTCCCCGTCATCATCCCGGCACCGATGCCCTGAAGCGCTCGTGCGGCGACGAGCGTAGCCATGTTCGGGGCGGATGCACACAGGACGGAGGCTGCGGTAAACGTCGCGATTGCGCCGATGACGAATGGTTTGCGCCCGTAGTAGTCACCCAGTCGACCGAAAATCGGTACGGTAATCAACGACGTCAACAGATACGCGGTCGCTATCCACGTGTACCATTCGAAGCCGCCCAATGTTGCGACGATCTGTGGCAGCGCCGTGCTGACGGTGGTTTGATCGAGCGCGACGAGCATATTGACGATCCCGATACCTGTCATGGCGGCCAGCGACTGACCGAACGGGCGTGGCGATGCGGATGGCGTGGGTACGGCGGAGAGGGATGGCAGTTCTGCCGGAACAAGGGACGACGCGCCGCCGGTAGCCGGCGCTTTGGCTGGGGATTGCATGGTGCTTTGATTCGGATCGGTCGCGGTCCGGGATAGCGGGTTGACGCGATGGAGATCGGGGAGGGAGATACATCCCGATGGAAGCGAGGGAGGATGCAAGGAAGCCGAGCCGTCTCCGGAACCGGCGTTCCTTCACGCATCCGGATGCGTTACTGGACCTTCCTGGTGATGAGCAATTCCTTGCGCTCGACGAGATCCGGAACAAGCGTGCGGTAGGTGGCGATATGTGGCGTATTCAAGTGCCCGTCGAGCGCTTCCTGACTCTCCCAGATCTCGTGGAAGACGAAGATGCGGGGATTCCGCAGGTCGCGACTGAGTTCGTAGCGGATCATGCCCGGGTCGCTTCGGGTCGGGGCGACGAGGCTGCTCAGCAGCGCTTCGAGCGCGGCTTCCTTTCCGGCCTTCGCTACGTTGATGGAGATAACGACGATTTCAGACATGCTCTATGCTCTTTGAGTCAGTTTTGTTCCAGGGTGCGCAGGGGTTGCCCCTTGGCGCCGGCAAAGAACACGACCATCTCGGCCGGTTCGTCGGTCGTATAGCCGTGGTGAATCGTTCCGACGGTGTCCGCGATGACCTGTCCCGCGGTAAACGTCGTCCGGGATTCACCGTTCTTTTTCTCGACAGTGAGCCTGCCGCTCAACAGATAGACAGCGTTGACCACACCGTGGCTATGCCACGGAAGCGTCGTGTGAGCAGGGATTCGCACGTGCTGCACGTCGATGAGCGGCGTACCTTCCGGATAATGCGTGTAGTAGGCGCCATCCCATGATTGCGACGTGTGCGCGAGCGGCATGACCGTCACCCCCTCCTCGGACGCTTGCGCGCCGGAAGCGAGTGACAGCGCACTGATTGCAGCCGCCAGAAAACGGATGGGCCACTTCGTCTGGTTCATTCTTTTCAACGTCCCGTATCGTTCAGTCTCTTTCAACATCAATCGATGCACTCGGGGGTGTCGATTGCTGCGGCCGGCGAGGCGGCATATGCGTCGACCTGCTCGTTCTTCGTTGGTGCTGCCGTCGAGGATTCGGCGTAGTAACGGTTTGGCGAAGGGAAGACACCCACGGCCACTTCAATGACGAAGGGCCCGTCGCATGCCGACGCGTCGCCGACGGCCTGCTCGAGACCGGCCAGGCAATCGACCTGGCGGGCCGGCACTCCCACCGATTGGGCGAACCGTGTCCAGTCGTGGCGAGGCAACTTGCTGAACTGCTCTGCGACGGTTCGCTTGGTGATGGCGTCGATGTGAATCGCACCGTGAGCGGAGTTGTTCAGGACGATAAAGATCACCTTGATCCCGTAACGAGCCGCGGTTTGAATCTCCATTCCGTGCATCAGCATGCAGCCGTCCCCGGTGACCACGAGGCAGGGGCGATGCGGTGCGGCGAGCTTGACACCAATCCCGGCTGCGACTGCCCAACCCATCGGGGCAAGCGCGCTCGACGAGAAGTAGTTTCCGAGGCCTGACGAGAGCCAGTAGTGCGCCATGAAGATTCGATGCGCACCTGAATCGACGACAACGTTGGTGTCGTCTGGCACAAGGTCGCAGAGCCGTCGGACGACGTCACCCGGATAGAGTGAAAGTGAATCGGATGCGCTTCCGATCGACGTAGGTTCGAAGCGATGATCGTAAAGCGGAGCGTGCTTGACACGCTCGAGCCACGCATCCCGGTGGGCGAATGCCGCCTGGAATTCCTGTGCTGATCCCGCCGGCATATGCGCGAGCATTCGAA
It encodes:
- a CDS encoding c-type cytochrome; this encodes MIDRTTLIRRARALLLGAAWMPALTFAAAPQDTPAAASAPVTTPAPAATAATAKPFTPPAESAMPADGFGKTVKLGEQIFLHTPEFAGKYVGNKLTCASCHLDAGRRPDSSPMWAAYLLYPAYRSKNGHVNTFAERLQGCFQYSMNGKAPPAGDPILVALETYSYWLAKGAPVGTKLPGQGFPKLPPPAQKADYARGAAVYTQHCALCHGADGQGQSSGGKPAFPALWGARSFNWGAGMGDIRNAAGFIKANMPLGLGGTLTDQEAWDVATFMDSHERPQDPRFTGSVQDTRAKFHDSPDSMYGLSVNGRVLGAP
- a CDS encoding c-type cytochrome gives rise to the protein MNDTVDTRRRRFAPLLLAAAALLAGHAHADDATLGKTLATQGSATGVAACIGCHGSQGEGNAAAGFPRLAGTNAAYLSAQLAAFADGSRQNPVMQPLSKLLTPHERDAVSAYFASLSAPAGVFTPDTASVDPANTGVWLATRGRWSQGLPACAQCHGPGGLGVGSAFPPLAGQPAAYIAGQLNGWKHGTRPPGPMALMPMIAGKLSDADIDAVAAYYARGGAAQGDKR
- a CDS encoding molybdate ABC transporter substrate-binding protein — its product is MTSIHPQSPSRRRQRTLRAALAAWLCCASALSLAAPADTAASIFPPWQEGRNNDAIHRGLEFTVPQVDVLADFHGDLTAPKLVLFVGGNYFFAMAPLVAKFEEDHPDYRGRIYWETIPPGLLVKQIQAGGTITVGNMTWTVKPDAYFAGLGKIDGLIADGTLAGPAVPYVTNQLTIMVRAGNPKRIASLNDLARPDVKLAMPNPAFEGVARQIRASLVKAGGDALARTVYDDKVRAGTTELTHIHHRETALFLMQDRADAGVLWQSEAAFQEQVGHPLMHIDIPAAQNTTAIYAGAMVKDAPHPEAARAWLAFIRSPEAFRIFQRYGFGRYDATTPVQHLAPADDRPDAG
- a CDS encoding DoxX family protein, which translates into the protein MTTRPQLPNTFQDFLLLIARVLIVALYLKIGIPKLMDFGGAIAYMTRIDAPMPMLAAAILIAMDVVVAIAILIGFHTRPVALLLALYTLGAAIIGHPFWLTDGSQQMNNMIHFYKNLSIMGGLLALCAAGPGRFSVDRG
- a CDS encoding SMP-30/gluconolaconase/LRE-like region family protein, whose protein sequence is MSMKQIRAALLGMCVAMLAPASHAQAQYTTDWLANTFGTLAAHVGNGARSMWVAPEGVIYTASRWDENAGGVAIYQNGQPLGTIGIHDEFQGGAITGNSTSLFVALGYNRTFGSGSVGRYNRGTNLRDLRIPVSTWTGIQYADVITGLATAGNLLYVSDFYGNRVRVYTTDGVWQRDIGVSGPGALALDAAGNLWVARKSAGVVAQFSATGTAMNTIQMAAGARPASLYFDASMGQLMVGDQGPDMNIKVYSGLLGLPMQVGTFGVQGGYLDTTTGIKGQVGDKRFTRVAALGKDSAGNLYVLNNAWGGGWDLGRNGSTDLHSYSPTGALQWKLQALNFEGIAAPDPVTDGAFFYSGNNVYTGGAGGTFVANTVDPFTYPKDPRLDMNDYQRGQHFGQLVMVGGNRILVASGQNPGNFNFYYFNTASGYIAIPAGSLPGKPFNTTLQVTAGFDIDGNGDVWAGLNGSNVISRYPMTGFDATGKPSWGKPTTTPVPSSVAPVTRIIYQADSDTMILAQGLAGNWDWTAMNGHIEVYHGWKNGNTNAPNPVINLTSANPKSIAAAGHYLFVGYVHTVPNIDVFDLNTGALVTTLTNSNASAMDVGNDVDSMYGVRAYLRSTGEYVITKDNYNGTSIVVYRWRP
- a CDS encoding porin, with the protein product MNKQLIAGPLLLSLAGGAFAQSSVTLYGIVDAGVTYRSNERVGSAGAYTGHSSVGLTTGNLSGSRWGIKGSEDLGGGMRALFVLENGFDITNGTSGQGGRQFGRQAFVGIGSDRYGSVTLGRQYTSLDDFVSPVGPSSFIGGFGAHPGDIDDLDQTARVDSSIKYTSANYAGFTFGALYGFGGQPGSMKQRNTWSVGAAYAAGPLRVGVGYERSDNSKTGATDPTTGKWQSTDDGLFNSSINEGYASAQSQQVIATGATVDFGPAVVGVNYSNVQYRGGDRSLFAGHATFNVAGVFTRWNVRPQTQLFAGYSYTRGSDVDGVDDRAQYHNVTLGAVYDLSKRSSVYLLGAYQHASGMTLDALGRPVAATASVSDKANGHSSDSRSQAIVSLGLRQKF
- a CDS encoding LysE family translocator, which produces MHETTLLIFAAVAFVGIATPGPTVLLALTNGSRYGVRRSAYGFAGAMLSDFVLIVAVALGLGALLMASAFWFSVVKWLGAAYLAYVGIRLLASKGSLDVATAHASATPERNASIFAKSFLTAVTNPKGYLFFSAFLPQFLDPSAPLAPQYVALAVTFALLDGVVMFGYALLGARAVRLLKRSGALWLERTCGAMLLALAGSLALYRRHAA
- a CDS encoding GFA family protein; translated protein: MTRTLSARCLCGAVTVTLRGEPAARANCHCATCRDFYGTSMLSATAWPPEQVAVDGTGATFPHPSKSMSRTWCASCGEIVSGTNRLGMRVVPNSLTARAHGGQLPDHLQPTMHLFYRHRVIDVVDALPKYLDGWDGPTLDSAN